Proteins from a single region of Fundulus heteroclitus isolate FHET01 chromosome 12, MU-UCD_Fhet_4.1, whole genome shotgun sequence:
- the cenatac gene encoding coiled-coil domain-containing protein 84, protein MGAHYCAICNQTTFCGKKKHIFGKNHQSRLRVVLLKFTEKVKEGRRTLKKPQVEKFDCTRHRQTFWCYCCGLEVDRDVTDDNMTVMHGGLLEHMATREHRNNTHRFWWENKADPKLRDRVLITEEETERFKAEVAKVLECFVEKEDEYIKQQAEVIRAQEKRRQEVFQSLLEPDDEWELPNGPSSTDPSAELSVSSKFQPQASDQQVGKRFDPMIEAPRTLVGESLTFIGYQDSSSSGNVHTGAVPPWFQDDPLEGTSGSAAHPEIGPHLQEFLKQKEQAKLRKLPPNRVGANFDHSSHTDANWLPSFGRVWNSGRRWQSRHQFRQEEGQKNKKKRKREHGPDLSKKRNAEQLSDSDI, encoded by the exons ATGGGTGCACATTATTGCGCCATATGTAATCAGACAACATTCTGCGGGAAGAAGAAACACATCTTCGGAAAAAATCACCAAAGCCGACTCAGGGTCGTTCTTCTGAAATTCACTGAAAAG GTCAAAGAAGGTCGACGAACCCTCAAAAAACCCCAGGTGGAGAAGTTCGATTGCACCCGACACAGGCAGACGTTCTGGTGCTACTGCTGTGGCCTCGAAGTCGACAGGGACGTCACTGACGACAACATGACAGTGATGCACGGGGGCTTATTGGAACACATGGCCAC ACGAGAACACAGGAACAATACCCATAGGTTCTGGTGGGAGAATAAGGCTGACCCAAAGCTTAGAGACAGAGTGCTTATCACAGAGGAGGAAACTGAAAG GTTTAAGGCTGAAGTGGCAAAGGTTTTGGAGTGCTTTGTGGAAAAGGAGGATGAGTATATTAAACAG CAAGCGGAGGTTATCCGGGCCCAGGAAAAGCGCCGCCAGGAGGTCTTTCAGTCTCTTTTAGAG CCTGACGACGAGTGGGAGTTACCGAATGGACCCAGCAGCACCGATCCATCGGCTGAGCTTTCTGTCAG CTCCAAGTTTCAGCCTCAAGCATCAGACCAGCAGGTGGGGAAGAGGTTTGACCCGATGATCGAGGCGCCCCGGACCTTAGTAGGAGAAAGCCTGACTTTCATAGGCTACCAG GATTCATCAAGTAGCGGAAATGTGCATACAG GAGCCGTCCCACCTTGGTTCCAGGACGACCCACTAGAGGGGACGTCCGGTTCAGCGGCGCATCCGGAGATCGGCCCGCACCTCCAAGAGTTCCTCAAGCAAA AGGAGCAAGCGAAACTAAGGAAGCTTCCTCCGAACAGAGTCGGAGCCAACTTCGATCACAGCTCTCACACAGACGCCAACTGGCTTCCCTCTTTTGGCCGAGTGTGGAACAGCGGCCGGCGCTGGCAGTCCAG ACACCAATTCAGACAAGAAGAAGGacagaagaataaaaagaagaggaagagggaaCATGGCCCAGACCtatcaaagaaaagaaatgccGAACAGCTGTCCGATTCTGACATTTAA